The sequence GGGGAAGGGGGGCGGGGCAACGGTCGGAGGAAGGGGCCCGGAGGCGGATCCTTGAGCCGCGTTCCGCCGACCGACACGAAAGCGCTACGCGAATCGGGCCGGGGCCGAAGGGCCCCAGGGGACGCCGCTCGGGACGGGTCCGGCCCGCAAACGTCGATCAGGCTTCGCGCGCCTCGCGGTCGAGCCAGCCCGCGACGAGCGCCTCGACGCGCTCGCGGACCGCCGGGTGCTTGATGCGCGCGAGCACGTCGCCCGCGAACGCGCGAACGAGGATCGCGCGCGCCTCGCCCTCCGGGATGCCGCGGGCGCGGAGGTAGAACAGCGCATCGGCGCTGATCTGCCCCGTCGTGGACCCGTGCGTGCACTTGACGTCGTCCGCATAGATCTCGAGCTGGGGCGTCGAGTCAATGAGCGCGTCTTTCGACAGGATCAGGTTCTTGTTGGTCTGCTTCGCGTCGGTCTTCTGGGCGTCCGGCCGCACGATGATGCGCCCGAGGAAGACGCCGCGCGCGTGGCCGGTCGCGACGCCCTTGTAGAACTCGCGGCTTCCGCAGTGGGGCTTCGCGTGGTCGATGAGTGTATGGTTGTCGACGTGCTGCCGACCCGTGACGAGGAAGAGGCCGTCCAGCTCCGCGTACGCGCCTTCGCCGTCGAGGACGTTCACGAGATTGTGCCGCGCGAGCGATGCGCCGATCGAGACGGAGTTCGTCGTGACCGTGCTCGAGCGGCCCTGGCGGACCGCGGTGCGCGCGACGTGCGTCGCGGCGTCCGATTCGCGCTGCACGCGAAGATGCTCCACGACCGCGTTCTCGCGGGCAAGGATCTCGGTGACCGCGGTCGAGAGGTACGCGCCCGCGGGGCCTGCGTGCGTCTCGACGACGCTCGCCTGGCTCGAAGCCTCGGCGACGACGAACACCCGCGAGGCGACGAATGCGCGCTCCGCGCCCGTCTGGTAGTGGACGACGTGGATGGGCCGCTCGGCGACGGCGCCGCGCGCGACGCGGACCACGACGCCGTCGGCGAAGAACGCCGTGTTGAGCGCTTCGAAAGCGTCGTCCTCGTCGACCGGCTCGGAGCCGAGAAGGCCCTCGAGCGACTTCGGGTCCTTCGCGAGGACCGAGGAGAGCGACTCGACGGTGACGCCCGCGGGAAGCCGCGAGACGTCGGAAAGGGTGGGCGCGTGGCGGCCGTCCACGAGGACGATGCGCGCGCCCTCGTCGGCGCCCGGGAACAGGTACGGCGCGAGCGCTCCGTGGTCGGCGCGCGCGGGGCCCGCCGGCGTCCACGCCGTCTTCGCGACCGCGGAGACGTCCGTGTACTTCCACGCCTCGACCTTGGTGGTGGGAAAGCCCTTCGCGAGGAATCGGGCGAGGGCGGCCTGGCGGAGCTTCGCGACCCAGGCGACCTTCGCGCCGGGAAGCGCGGCCTCGAGCGCGCGGAAGCGCTCGGCCCAGAAGTCGGTCTTCGTGACGGCCTGCGACATGGCGATCACCGGGCGGCCTTGGCCTCAGCTTCGAGCCAGGCGTACCCTTTCGCCTCGAGGTCGAGGGCGAGCTGCTTTCCGCCGGATTTCGCGATGCGGCCTTCCACGAGGACGTGCACGTGGTCGGGCACGATGTAATTGAGGAGACGCTGATAGTGCGTCACGACGATCATCGCGCGCTTTTCGTCGCGGAGCTTGTTGACGCCGCTTGCGACGACGCGCAGCGCGTCGATGTCGAGGCCCGAGTCCGTCTCGTCGAGGATCGCGAGCTTCGGATCGAGCACGGCCATCTGGAAGATCTCGTTGCGCTTCTTCTCGCCGCCCGAGAATCCGTCGTTGACCGCGCGTGTGAGGAGCGACGGGTCCATCTCCACGAGCTTGAGCTTCTCCTGCGCGAGCTTGTGGAACTCGAGCGTGTGCAGCTCGCTTTCGCCGCGCGACTTGCGGATTGCGTTCAGGGCGCTCTTGAGGAAGTACGTGTTCTGCACGCCGGGAATCTCGACGGGATACTGGAAGGCGAGGAAGAGGCCCGCCTGGGCGCGTTCCTCGGGGTCCATGTCCAGGAGGTTGCGGCCCTCGTAGAGGACCTCGCCCTCCGTGACCTCGTAGGCCTCGCGACCGGCGAGCACGCCCGCGAGCGTGCTCTTGCCGGAGCCGTTCGGGCCCATGATGGCGTGGACCTCGCCCGGGTTCACCGTGAGGTTGACGCCGCGCAGGATGCGCTTGTCGCCGATCTTCGCATGCAGATTCCTGATCTCGAGCATGGTCATGAAAGTCACATCCGCTCAGCCGACGCTGCCTTCGAGGCTGACGCTCAGGAGCTTCTGGGCCTCGATCGCGAACTCCATGGGAAGCTCGCGGAAGACCTCCTTGCAGAAGCCGTTCACGATCATCGACGTCGCGTCCTCGGCGGAGAGGCCGCGCGACTTGCAGTAGAAGATCTGGTCCTCGCCGATCTTCGACGTGGTCGCTTCGTGCTCGAGCTGCGCCGTCGAATTCTTGACCTCGATGAACGGGAACGTGTGGGCGCCGCACTTGTCGCCGATGAGGAGCGAGTCGCATTGGCTGTAGTTGCGCGCGCCCTCGGCGTTCTTCATGATGCGGACCATCCCGCGGTAGGTGTTCTGGCCGAAGCCCGCGGAGATGCCCTTGGAGACGATCGTCGAGCGGGTGTTCTTCCCGATGTGGATCATCTTCGTGCCGGTGTCCGCCTGCTGGCGGTTGTTCGTGACGGCGACCGAGTAGAATTCGCCGACCGAGTCGTCGCCCTGGAGGATGCAGCTCGGGTACTTCCACGTGATCGCGGAACCCGTCTCGACCTGCGTCCAGGAGATCTTCGAGCGCTTGCCGATGCACTTGCCGCGCTTCGTCACGAAGTTGTAGATGCCGCCCTTGCCGTCCTTGTCGCCGGGGTACCAGTTCTGGACGGTGGAGTACTTGATCTGGGCGTCGTCGAGCGTAACGAGCTCGACCACGGCCGCGTGGAGCTGGTTCTTGTCGCGGATGGGCGCGGTGCAGCCTTCGAGGTAGCTCACGTAGGCGCCTTCCTCGGCGACGATGAGCGTGCGCTCGAACTGCCCCGTGTCCGCGGCGTTGATGCGGAAATACGTGGAGAGCTCGAGCGGGCAGCGGACGCCCTTCGGGATGTAGCAGAACGATCCGTCGCTGAACACGGCGGAGTTGAGGGCCGCGAAGAAGTTGTCCGAGTAGGGCACCACGGTGCCGAGCCACTTCTTGACGAGCTCCGGGTGATTCTGGACCGCTTCGGAGAACGAGCAGAAGATGATGCCGTGCTTCGCGAGCTCCTTCTGGTACGTCGTCGTAACGGACACGGAGTCGACGACGGCGTCGACGGCAATGCCCTGGAGGCGCTCCTGCTCCTTGAGCGGGATGCCGAGCTTGTTGTACATCTCGAGGACCTTCGGGTCCACCTCGTCGAGCGACTTCGGGCCGTCCTTCGTCTGCGTCTTCGGCGCCGAATAGTAGACGATGTCCTGGTAGTCGATGGGGGGATAGTGGACGTTGTGCCACGTCGGCTCCTTCATCGTGAGCCAGTGGCGGTACGCCTTGAGGCGCCATTCGAGGAGCCACGCGGGCTCGTTCTTCTTCGCCGAGATGGTGCGGATGACGTCCTCGTTCAGCCCCTTCGGGACGGCGTCGGCCTCGAGGTCGGTGACGAAGCCGTACTTGTACTCGCGCTCGGCGAGCTCCTGGATGGTCTCGTTGGACGTCATGGGCGGGTCCTCCGGGGTTCGGGAGAGGCGGCGATCGGGTGCGCGGCGAGACCGCCGAGCGCCACGAAGCGCGGGCCGCTCGGGGCGGCCATGTCGGCGAGCGTGACGGATTCGAACGCGCCGCGGATGGCGTCGTTCAACGCCTGCCACTTGCTGTGCGCGGGGCACGCATCCTCGAAGTCGCAGCGGCCGGCGCCTTCCGTGCAGAGCGTGAGCGCGATCGGGCCGTCGAGCGCCGTCACGATGTCCGCGACGGTCGTTTCGCGCGCCGCGCGGGCGAGGCCGTAACCGCCCGCGACGCCGCGGTGCGAGGTCAGGATGCCGGCGCGCGCGAGGGCCTTGAGGAGCTTGCTCACGGTGGGCAGCGGAAGCTCGGTCTCGCTCGCGAGGTCGCGCGCCGTGTGCATCGGGCGCCCGGGGTGGGCGGCGATGTGGACCAGCAGCATCAGGCCGTAGTCCGTGAGGCGCGAGACGCGGATCATGCAGCTCTCCAAATGGGACAAAAGCGGTCCAGTATAAAAAGGCTCAGCCATTACAGGCTTCCGAACGCGGAATCTCGCTGGAATCGCGTTAGCACGTGTCAGGCTCGCCCGCCCGGCGCGGGCGCCGCGGCGGCGGGTGCCGGGCGGGGCCTGGAAAGCGCCCCCAGCCACACGCCGGCGAGCGTCACCGCGCCCCCGAGCGCGAGCGCCGGGGTGAGCGGCTCGCCCGTGAGCGCCGCGGCGACGGTCACGGTCACGAGCGGCATGAGCACGGCCGTGTAGCTCACCGCGGACGCGGACCAGCGGGCGAGGATCCAGACGAGCAGCCCGAAGCCAATGATCGAGGACGTGACGAGCCACGCGAGGACGCCCCACGTCAAGGGCAGCGCGGGGAACACGATCGGCTCGCGCGCGACGAGCGAGAGCGCGAGGAGCGAGACGGCGCCGATGGGCATCGCGACCGCGTTGGCGGCGAGCGGATGCATGCGCGGCGCGCGCTTGAGGAGCACGGTGGCGAGGGCCCCCGCGGCCGCCCCCGCGAGCACGGCGAGGAGCGACGCGAGCGGCACCTCCGTCGTGAGCTGCTCGCGGAAGACGAGGGCGATCCCAGCGACCGCGAGGAGGCCGCCCGCGACGCCGCGGCCCGTGAGACGCTCGAGCCCGAAGGCCGCCGCGATGACGAGAGTAAGGAGCGGCATCGTCGCGAACGCGACGGACGCGACGCCTGCGGGCGCCGCGAGGAGGGCGTAGTAAAGGAAGGCGTACGACGCGCCGAAGGAGAGGAGGCCGAACCAGCCGGCCGCCCGGAGCCCGGAGCCCGAGGGGAGCGGCACGCGCCGGAGGCGGACGAGGGCAAGAAGGATCGCCCCCGCGATGAAAAACCGAAGCGCCGCGCCCCAGAAGGGGGCGAGCTCGCGGTTGCTCACGCGGACCGCCACGAAATTCACGCCGAGGAACACGACCACCGCCGCGAAAGCCGCGACGATGAGGGCGGTCGGCGTCGCGCGGGGGGAGGCGTCGTGCATGCCCCTGCATCGTCGCGGGGACGGATAAGGCAGGAAGTCAGGCTGCGTGGAGCGACGCGAGGAGCGGGATCGGGAGCCCCATCGCCACGTCGAACCGGCCCTCGGCGGTGATGGCGTAGGCGCCCCCCGTCCGCTCGACGGCGCGCAGGCGCGAAAGTTCCGAGAGCGCGCGCGTGAGCGCCTCGTCGCCGGCGCCCAAGCGCGCGCGGATCCCGGTGAAGCGCAACGGTCCCGCGAAGGCGAGAGCGGCGAGCGTCTCCCCGTGCCATCGACGCACGCACGTCTTTGCGAACCGCCGCGCCGTCGCGAGCCCGTCCTCGAGCCCTGCGGGCGGGGCGCGCGCCCCGTGTTCGCGGGCGAATCGGGCGGTGCAGGCGACGAAACGACGCAGGGCGCGCGCGGATCCGAGGCCGGCGACGGGCGCGGGGGCGCGAACCGCGCTCGACGCGCCCGCGAGGAGACGCGCATGCTCGGATTTCGCGATCACGAGCGCGTACGTCGCGCACGCGAGGCGCTCGCCGCGCGGCGTGAGGCCGAGACGCACGCGCCGCGCGGGCCCCGGGAGACGCTCGCGCTCGAGGAGGCCGTGGAGCGCGAGGTCGTCGAGCTTCGATGCGAGGCTCTCGCCCGCGAGTCCGCCGAGCGCGCGGCGCAGGTCGTTGAAGCCCATCGGGCCGCGCGCTCCCAGGACAAGGAGCGATTCCAGCACCCATCGGCGGTAGACGAACCGCGCGCCGCGACCCGCGACCGCCGGGTCGGGCCCGCCCGGGGCGCCGAGGCGCGCCGCGAGCGTCGCGCCCGCGTCGGCGGCCTCGCCGAGGAGCGCCGCGCCCTTGGCGTCGAGCGGCGCGACCGACCGGGTCGAAAGGACGAGACCCACGCCTCTCGAGAGGGGGGCGGCGGGATCAACGTTCGCTTCAGGGTTAAATCCGGGGCGCGCCCTTGGGAGGCCCGTGCCCGAGCCACGTCGCCGGCTCACCCCCGAGGAGCGCCGCGAGAAGGAGGAGGAGGCGAAGCGCCTGCGCGAGCGCCGCGAGCGCGAGCTCGCGGGCGTCACGACGCCGTCCTACGCCCCGGACGCCCCCCGGCGCGCCCCGGGCGCCGCGCCGCCCGCGACCGTCGCGACGCGCGATCCGCGCAAAGCCGCCGCGGAATCGCGCGCCGCGAAGCGCGAGGAGGAGAAGGCGCTTCGCGAGCGGCGCGAGCGTGAACTCATCAAGGCGAAGTCGCTCGAGCGGGCGCGCGGCGTCATGCACCGCGACGACCCGTGGTCGCGCGCGGAGGCCCCTCCGCTCAGCGCCCGCTTGAAGGAGCTCTTCGGCGACGAGCCGATCGAGCCCGGGCGTCAACGCGGCCCCGCTCGCCGGCACAAACCCTGAACACGGAGGCCAGGCGCGGGCGGCCACGACTCGCACGCCGTCTGGCGAAGG comes from Candidatus Thermoplasmatota archaeon and encodes:
- the sufD gene encoding Fe-S cluster assembly protein SufD, whose amino-acid sequence is MSQAVTKTDFWAERFRALEAALPGAKVAWVAKLRQAALARFLAKGFPTTKVEAWKYTDVSAVAKTAWTPAGPARADHGALAPYLFPGADEGARIVLVDGRHAPTLSDVSRLPAGVTVESLSSVLAKDPKSLEGLLGSEPVDEDDAFEALNTAFFADGVVVRVARGAVAERPIHVVHYQTGAERAFVASRVFVVAEASSQASVVETHAGPAGAYLSTAVTEILARENAVVEHLRVQRESDAATHVARTAVRQGRSSTVTTNSVSIGASLARHNLVNVLDGEGAYAELDGLFLVTGRQHVDNHTLIDHAKPHCGSREFYKGVATGHARGVFLGRIIVRPDAQKTDAKQTNKNLILSKDALIDSTPQLEIYADDVKCTHGSTTGQISADALFYLRARGIPEGEARAILVRAFAGDVLARIKHPAVRERVEALVAGWLDREAREA
- the sufC gene encoding Fe-S cluster assembly ATPase SufC, with protein sequence MLEIRNLHAKIGDKRILRGVNLTVNPGEVHAIMGPNGSGKSTLAGVLAGREAYEVTEGEVLYEGRNLLDMDPEERAQAGLFLAFQYPVEIPGVQNTYFLKSALNAIRKSRGESELHTLEFHKLAQEKLKLVEMDPSLLTRAVNDGFSGGEKKRNEIFQMAVLDPKLAILDETDSGLDIDALRVVASGVNKLRDEKRAMIVVTHYQRLLNYIVPDHVHVLVEGRIAKSGGKQLALDLEAKGYAWLEAEAKAAR
- the sufB gene encoding Fe-S cluster assembly protein SufB, producing MTSNETIQELAEREYKYGFVTDLEADAVPKGLNEDVIRTISAKKNEPAWLLEWRLKAYRHWLTMKEPTWHNVHYPPIDYQDIVYYSAPKTQTKDGPKSLDEVDPKVLEMYNKLGIPLKEQERLQGIAVDAVVDSVSVTTTYQKELAKHGIIFCSFSEAVQNHPELVKKWLGTVVPYSDNFFAALNSAVFSDGSFCYIPKGVRCPLELSTYFRINAADTGQFERTLIVAEEGAYVSYLEGCTAPIRDKNQLHAAVVELVTLDDAQIKYSTVQNWYPGDKDGKGGIYNFVTKRGKCIGKRSKISWTQVETGSAITWKYPSCILQGDDSVGEFYSVAVTNNRQQADTGTKMIHIGKNTRSTIVSKGISAGFGQNTYRGMVRIMKNAEGARNYSQCDSLLIGDKCGAHTFPFIEVKNSTAQLEHEATTSKIGEDQIFYCKSRGLSAEDATSMIVNGFCKEVFRELPMEFAIEAQKLLSVSLEGSVG
- a CDS encoding SUF system Fe-S cluster assembly regulator, whose translation is MESCMIRVSRLTDYGLMLLVHIAAHPGRPMHTARDLASETELPLPTVSKLLKALARAGILTSHRGVAGGYGLARAARETTVADIVTALDGPIALTLCTEGAGRCDFEDACPAHSKWQALNDAIRGAFESVTLADMAAPSGPRFVALGGLAAHPIAASPEPRRTRP
- a CDS encoding DMT family transporter, translated to MHDASPRATPTALIVAAFAAVVVFLGVNFVAVRVSNRELAPFWGAALRFFIAGAILLALVRLRRVPLPSGSGLRAAGWFGLLSFGASYAFLYYALLAAPAGVASVAFATMPLLTLVIAAAFGLERLTGRGVAGGLLAVAGIALVFREQLTTEVPLASLLAVLAGAAAGALATVLLKRAPRMHPLAANAVAMPIGAVSLLALSLVAREPIVFPALPLTWGVLAWLVTSSIIGFGLLVWILARWSASAVSYTAVLMPLVTVTVAAALTGEPLTPALALGGAVTLAGVWLGALSRPRPAPAAAAPAPGGRA
- a CDS encoding winged helix-turn-helix transcriptional regulator, with translation MGLVLSTRSVAPLDAKGAALLGEAADAGATLAARLGAPGGPDPAVAGRGARFVYRRWVLESLLVLGARGPMGFNDLRRALGGLAGESLASKLDDLALHGLLERERLPGPARRVRLGLTPRGERLACATYALVIAKSEHARLLAGASSAVRAPAPVAGLGSARALRRFVACTARFAREHGARAPPAGLEDGLATARRFAKTCVRRWHGETLAALAFAGPLRFTGIRARLGAGDEALTRALSELSRLRAVERTGGAYAITAEGRFDVAMGLPIPLLASLHAA